The Euphorbia lathyris chromosome 2, ddEupLath1.1, whole genome shotgun sequence genome includes a window with the following:
- the LOC136216703 gene encoding protein DETOXIFICATION 34, with protein sequence MEMETDTKQYSFAILDLNREITELCHKDRIKTREREREFSDCIKNLKKIKDLNKKGAKIGNNKEHVGPLRAEDSSCSSSARSSPRHRPAPLHTSPLLIDGAVSSSSSSPVAVSDHVSVFETADLHSAPSAFLANETGDYPPIHSFQDAKYIFFLESSKLWTIAGPIAFNILCNYGVNSFTNIFVGHIGDVELSAVAISLSVIANFSFGFLLGMGSALETLCGQAFGAGQIDLLGIYMQRSWIILFCACFFLLPLYLFATPILKLLGQEPQIAELAGKFSVQIIPQMFSLAINFPTQKFLQAQSKVTALAWIGFAALIIHIGVLYVFINVFQWGLAGAATAYDVSAWGIALAQVVYVIGWCREGWTGVSWLALKDLWGFVKLSVASAVMICLEIWYFMTIIVLTGHLENPVVAVGSLSICMNLNGWEGMLFIGINAAISVRVSNELGSAHPRAAKYSVLITCAQSLLIGIFFATSVLVTKDHFAIIFTDSIEMRKAVSRLAYLLGITMILNSVQPVISGVAVGGGWQALVAYINLFCYYVVGLPLGFFLGYRTSLHVQGIWLGMIFGTFLQTLILIYIIYKTNWNKEVEDTSERMKRWAVPEIAMTDRS encoded by the exons ATGGAAATGGAAACGGATACGAAACAATACTCTTTTGCAATCCTGGATTTAAACAGAGAAATCACTGAGCTTTGTCATAAAGATCGAAT AAAAACAAGAGAGAGAGAACGAGAATTTTCCGATTGCAtcaaaaacctaaaaaaaatcaaagatctgaataaaaAAGGAGCAAAAATTGGGAATAATAAAGAACATGTTGGTCCGCTCAGAGCTGAGGATAGCAGCTGTTCATCCTCTGCTAGATCGTCTCCGAGACACAGACCTGCGCCATTACATACATCTCCGCTATTGATTGATGGCGCCGTAAGTAGTAGCAGTAGTTCGCCTGTGGCTGTTTCCGATCATGTTTCCGTCTTCGAAACCGCCGATCTTCATTCTGCACCTTCTGCTTTTCTCGCTAATGAAACAGGAGATTATCCTCCGATTCACTCTTTTCAAGATGCGAAGtacatattttttttggaaTCTTCTAAGTTATGGACGATCGCAGGTCCTATTGCTTTCAATATCCTCTGCAATTATGGTGTTAATTCCTTTACTAATATCTTCGTCGGCCATATCGGAGATGTTGAGTTATCGGCGGTTGCAATTTCCCTCTCCGTCATTGCAAATTTCTCTTTTGGTTTCTTG CTTGGAATGGGTAGTGCACTAGAAACATTATGTGGGCAAGCATTTGGAGCAGGGCAAATAGATTTACTAGGAATCTATATGCAAAGATCATGGATAATCTTATTTTGTGCTTGCTTCTTCTTACTACCTCTGTATCTATTTGCCACACCAATCTTAAAGCTACTAGGCCAAGAACCACAAATAGCAGAACTTGCAGGCAAATTCTCAGTTCAAATAATCCCCCAAATGTTTTCACTAGCAATAAATTTCCCAACCCAAAAGTTCTTACAAGCACAAAGTAAGGTCACAGCATTAGCTTGGATTGGATTTGCAGCTCTGATAATCCACATAGGAGTTCTTTATGTGTTCATAAATGTGTTCCAATGGGGTTTAGCTGGTGCTGCAACTGCTTATGATGTGTCAGCTTGGGGTATTGCTTTGGCTCAGGTGGTTTATGTGATTGGGTGGTGCAGGGAAGGTTGGACTGGTGTTTCATGGTTGGCTTTGAAGGATCTTTGGGGGTTTGTTAAACTCTCTGTTGCTTCTGCTGTCATGATTTGTCTTGAGATTTGGTATTTTATGACTATTATTGTTCTTACTGGTCATCTTGAAAATCCTGTTGTTGCTGTTGGTTCTCTTTCTATCTG CATGAACCTGAATGGCTGGGAAGGCATGTTGTTTATTGGCATCAATGCAGCAATAAG TGTTCGAGTTTCCAATGAGTTGGGATCAGCACATCCAAGAGCTGCTAAATACTCGGTGTTAATCACTTGTGCTCAGAGTCTCCTAATCGGGATTTTTTTCGCAACAAGTGTTTTGGTCACTAAAGATCATTTCGCTATCATTTTTACTGATAGCATAGAGATGAGGAAGGCAGTGTCGCGTTTAGCATACCTACTTGGTATAACTATGATTCTAAATAGTGTTCAGCCAGTAATATCAG GTGTTGCAGTGGGAGGTGGATGGCAAGCCTTAGTAGCATATATAAACTTATTCTGTTATTATGTAGTAGGCCTTCCTCTTGGTTTTTTTCTTGGTTATAGAACAAGTTTACATGTACag GGAATTTGGCTGGGCATGATTTTTGGAACATTCTTGCAGACACTTATCctcatttatattatttataaaactAATTGGAACAAAGAG GTTGAAGATACATCCGAAAGAATGAAAAGATGGGCTGTACCAGAGATTGCTATGACTGATAGATCATAA